A window of Candidatus Bathyarchaeota archaeon contains these coding sequences:
- a CDS encoding terminase family protein has product MPSQQKTRSPRRMHLPDYHIIRGSLEDYAHQMQTEESAQVNEASKDVVKFLEQYCKLKPYWYLLELIASYEKFQFNAVRWPRQTGKSTGIGALHLADAWNNPDLNIGFVGPSWRQTKLNIRRVAGFCRNLPQQGLHVQKTKITFPNGSVIEAFPNNPDTIRGNTFHRIWWDEVNFTANDEDLYDAILFTLGTTNGKLTASSTPFNTDALFWRMCNHKDYEDFGRLHFGWEKALEPNGPLKPGIIEKIKRQFGDDPARWRREMEAEWAEDEDVWLAQSLIVSCVGTVKNCGFDLQEFNPEASCEGEFFAGLDLAQTRDYCVLSVVERLNDRLFLRHLKIFQQPTLYAQVLGYLKALQDRWGGFQKIRVDFTREGPSIIADMENAGIENAEGVNFSVPRKSEMASLLKQRMMNKQFYYPLLNWERPYRGDLCTELNVERYELRKDGAIGYSHPNGTHDDVFWSIALAVYATQQMEPEPFLTVIPR; this is encoded by the coding sequence ATGCCGAGTCAGCAAAAAACAAGAAGCCCACGGCGGATGCATCTGCCTGACTACCACATAATCCGCGGTTCACTGGAAGACTACGCCCACCAAATGCAGACTGAGGAGTCGGCACAAGTCAATGAAGCATCCAAGGATGTAGTCAAATTTTTGGAGCAGTACTGTAAACTTAAGCCCTACTGGTACCTGCTCGAACTGATTGCATCCTACGAAAAATTCCAATTCAACGCGGTGAGGTGGCCGCGGCAGACAGGTAAAAGCACGGGAATCGGCGCACTACACCTAGCCGACGCATGGAACAACCCCGACCTAAACATCGGTTTTGTTGGACCAAGCTGGCGCCAAACCAAACTCAACATCCGCCGAGTCGCAGGCTTCTGCCGCAACCTACCCCAACAAGGCCTACACGTACAAAAAACCAAAATCACCTTCCCAAACGGCAGCGTCATCGAAGCGTTCCCAAACAACCCCGACACCATCCGAGGCAACACTTTCCACCGCATCTGGTGGGACGAAGTCAACTTCACCGCCAACGACGAAGACCTCTACGACGCCATCCTGTTCACGTTGGGCACCACTAACGGCAAATTAACCGCCAGCAGCACACCGTTTAATACGGATGCATTGTTTTGGAGGATGTGTAACCATAAAGACTACGAGGATTTTGGGCGGCTGCATTTCGGCTGGGAAAAAGCCCTAGAACCCAACGGGCCATTAAAACCGGGGATTATTGAGAAGATTAAGCGCCAGTTCGGAGATGACCCGGCAAGGTGGCGCCGTGAGATGGAGGCGGAATGGGCGGAAGATGAGGATGTCTGGCTGGCTCAGAGTTTAATCGTTTCCTGTGTGGGTACGGTAAAGAACTGCGGCTTTGACCTGCAAGAATTCAACCCCGAAGCCAGCTGCGAAGGCGAGTTTTTTGCGGGACTGGATTTAGCGCAAACCCGCGATTACTGCGTCCTTTCCGTGGTTGAACGCTTAAATGATAGGCTGTTTTTGCGGCATTTGAAGATTTTTCAGCAGCCAACACTCTACGCGCAGGTTTTGGGCTATCTTAAGGCGTTGCAGGACAGGTGGGGCGGCTTCCAGAAAATCCGTGTTGACTTCACCCGGGAAGGCCCCTCGATTATTGCGGACATGGAGAACGCGGGTATCGAGAACGCGGAGGGCGTCAACTTTAGCGTACCCCGAAAATCAGAGATGGCAAGCCTCCTAAAACAGCGCATGATGAACAAACAGTTCTACTATCCGCTGCTGAATTGGGAGCGGCCGTATCGGGGCGACCTCTGCACCGAGCTAAACGTGGAACGCTACGAACTGCGCAAGGACGGCGCCATAGGCTACAGCCACCCCAACGGAACCCACGACGACGTATTTTGGAGCATCGCGCTAGCCGTGTACGCAACCCAACAGATGGAACCCGAACCATTCCTAACAGTCATACCGAGGTAA
- a CDS encoding phage tail tube protein encodes MVDTYHSDQEKFYYVTETTFGVVPTSPAMLGHSCSNIDPDINPNNIRVAGTGSIDLAALKRGLRQPLLKIKYPIPSDAPINLLQYVKQELNASLALQVLYYKDIFVSATDIVSLLFKGARFDKATLTCDIDGILECEAEFPAQDVEVTTTKISGASYTEYAGAVSASESYVKIGGATCERVTSWKLQIDNSCKAVPVIRSTNGHLAKYITWGKRLLTGELTFEFESKQEADEVLADTEQSSLEFGLGGANKVTVEHTKWDDFSLGGKAEDLIYAKVSFTARGPLNIS; translated from the coding sequence ATGGTTGACACCTATCACAGCGACCAAGAAAAGTTCTACTACGTCACCGAAACGACTTTCGGCGTAGTGCCAACCAGCCCAGCGATGCTTGGGCATTCTTGTAGCAACATAGACCCCGACATTAACCCAAACAACATCCGCGTTGCAGGCACAGGCTCAATCGACCTTGCCGCCCTAAAACGCGGATTACGGCAGCCGCTTCTAAAAATCAAGTATCCCATCCCGTCCGATGCCCCAATCAACCTGCTCCAGTACGTCAAGCAGGAACTCAACGCCAGCCTCGCCTTGCAGGTGCTCTACTACAAGGACATCTTTGTTTCCGCAACCGACATAGTCAGCCTGCTCTTCAAGGGCGCAAGATTTGACAAAGCCACCCTAACATGCGACATCGACGGCATCTTAGAGTGCGAAGCCGAGTTTCCAGCCCAAGACGTCGAAGTCACCACGACCAAAATTTCGGGTGCATCCTACACCGAGTACGCGGGCGCAGTTTCGGCCAGCGAGAGCTACGTTAAAATCGGCGGTGCAACCTGCGAGCGGGTGACTTCTTGGAAACTGCAAATTGACAACTCTTGCAAAGCTGTCCCAGTCATAAGGTCCACTAATGGGCATTTGGCGAAGTACATCACTTGGGGTAAACGGCTGCTGACGGGTGAACTCACGTTTGAATTTGAGAGCAAACAGGAAGCCGACGAAGTCTTAGCCGACACGGAGCAGTCCAGCCTTGAATTTGGGCTTGGGGGAGCTAACAAAGTGACCGTTGAGCACACGAAGTGGGACGATTTCAGTTTAGGCGGCAAAGCTGAAGACCTAATCTACGCCAAAGTGTCCTTCACAGCCAGAGGACCATTGAACATTTCATAA
- a CDS encoding phage major capsid protein: MKPKLFESLMAKPNDQREVYEKLKLKTEHPFLKRYVQMGIKEGLFSDMTGALGRMHDTLVQAAYPELIGRNIITVMPTSEPMERFPLDVDAVAYRYAEGAVTRLSGKKNTTVDIYTSQLVDASEEWTREYLEDATWNVMDNMVQKVGRALALKETQAILVLYGAVADGDLAGGAVLNGGGAVLSWVKLLELHNAVRGENWRPTVLAINETQLHQLLNDDKFIHSQYFPSSETDIEAGSIGSVLGMRVQASTLVPNGTAYAIDTRVASAMLLRRDVTVEDWEDVKTGKYGVRATTRFGLGVLRSTAVAKMTNIKQTLT, encoded by the coding sequence TTGAAGCCGAAACTTTTCGAGTCTTTAATGGCTAAGCCCAACGACCAGCGCGAGGTTTACGAGAAACTTAAGCTCAAAACTGAGCATCCGTTCCTCAAGCGCTACGTGCAGATGGGCATCAAAGAAGGCCTCTTCAGCGACATGACAGGCGCATTGGGCAGAATGCACGACACCTTAGTGCAAGCCGCGTATCCCGAACTTATCGGCAGAAACATCATCACCGTCATGCCCACATCCGAGCCGATGGAGCGCTTCCCGCTGGACGTTGATGCGGTGGCTTATCGTTACGCTGAAGGCGCAGTCACACGCCTAAGCGGCAAGAAAAACACCACAGTCGACATCTACACAAGCCAGTTGGTTGACGCTTCTGAGGAATGGACACGCGAATACCTCGAAGACGCCACTTGGAACGTCATGGACAATATGGTGCAGAAGGTTGGCAGAGCCTTAGCGCTTAAAGAAACCCAAGCCATCCTCGTCCTCTACGGCGCAGTTGCAGATGGGGATTTGGCTGGCGGAGCAGTCTTGAATGGTGGCGGCGCGGTTCTTAGCTGGGTTAAGCTGCTTGAGCTTCATAATGCTGTTCGAGGCGAAAACTGGCGTCCAACGGTTCTGGCGATTAACGAGACTCAGTTGCATCAGTTGCTCAACGATGACAAGTTCATCCACTCGCAGTATTTCCCAAGCAGCGAAACCGACATCGAAGCAGGAAGCATCGGCAGCGTCTTAGGCATGCGCGTCCAAGCCAGCACGCTGGTTCCAAACGGCACCGCTTATGCCATAGACACCCGAGTAGCCTCTGCGATGCTTCTGCGTCGGGACGTTACGGTTGAGGATTGGGAAGACGTCAAAACAGGCAAGTACGGCGTCCGCGCTACCACACGGTTCGGCTTAGGTGTCCTGCGTTCAACAGCGGTTGCCAAAATGACCAACATCAAACAAACGCTGACCTAA
- a CDS encoding DUF2190 family protein: MADKTGKNWMTVGETDDPNAQIESFEAAAAVTKGSPVYLSADDKVSESPGGDNAIGVAVKTVALGEMCPVLKRGRVKVTANGPITRGTAVCSAANRKVTQLVDQAVNEGGSATYTIFYNRKLGTALETAAADGDLIFIDVEK; encoded by the coding sequence ATGGCGGATAAAACAGGCAAAAACTGGATGACAGTCGGCGAAACCGACGACCCAAACGCCCAAATAGAATCCTTCGAAGCTGCGGCGGCAGTCACCAAAGGCAGCCCGGTCTACCTAAGCGCAGACGACAAGGTTTCCGAAAGCCCAGGCGGAGACAACGCCATAGGCGTAGCCGTCAAAACCGTAGCTTTAGGCGAAATGTGCCCAGTGCTTAAGCGGGGCAGAGTCAAAGTCACCGCGAACGGTCCAATAACCCGAGGAACCGCGGTCTGTAGCGCAGCAAACAGAAAAGTCACACAGCTCGTGGACCAAGCAGTCAACGAGGGCGGTTCAGCGACGTACACGATTTTTTACAACCGCAAACTCGGCACGGCTTTGGAAACGGCAGCGGCGGACGGCGACCTCATCTTCATCGACGTGGAGAAGTGA
- a CDS encoding sodium:calcium antiporter — protein MPWETLLILLAGIAIVVYGADEAIKRLLGLSKFFRLSAFVVGVVIAGTLAVLPELSIGILSALGGSSTFGLGLIFGANVADLTLVIGVVVLIAGEQKMTRDMLKNLRISFIAVLLPVFLLFDGEISSIDGGILVVAFVVYVIWLLKSGHGDREVAERMRLSKRVVRLGITIFMLIIGITVLFIGSSLVTDSAQELSQVLGLPLFLIGLVVAIGTCLPEMAFAIRASETEGSIGIGNILGNVLADSLLTIGIIAIIHPIRLPSLASPISTGVFVAASTVFVYLRSRDGDINKKDAILLIGAYVLFVLIQYLFEVIGV, from the coding sequence ATGCCTTGGGAAACGCTTCTTATCCTTCTTGCTGGAATTGCCATAGTTGTTTATGGTGCTGATGAAGCAATTAAGCGGCTTTTAGGTTTATCCAAGTTCTTTCGGCTATCAGCATTTGTTGTGGGCGTAGTCATAGCGGGCACCCTTGCGGTCTTGCCTGAGTTGTCTATCGGTATCTTGTCGGCTCTTGGAGGGTCATCAACTTTCGGTTTAGGGTTAATTTTTGGAGCTAACGTTGCTGACTTGACATTAGTCATTGGGGTTGTGGTATTGATTGCAGGAGAGCAAAAGATGACAAGAGATATGCTTAAGAATTTGCGGATCTCTTTTATCGCTGTACTCCTTCCTGTATTTCTGCTTTTTGATGGAGAAATATCAAGCATCGACGGAGGAATACTGGTAGTTGCTTTTGTGGTCTACGTTATTTGGCTGCTTAAAAGTGGTCACGGCGACAGAGAAGTTGCCGAACGTATGCGATTATCAAAAAGAGTAGTCCGATTAGGCATAACTATATTCATGTTAATTATTGGGATTACTGTTTTATTCATAGGCAGTTCACTTGTAACTGATTCAGCACAAGAGTTAAGTCAGGTACTGGGGTTGCCCTTGTTTTTGATTGGGCTTGTTGTCGCTATTGGCACTTGTTTGCCCGAGATGGCTTTTGCAATTCGCGCCTCGGAAACGGAAGGTTCCATTGGTATCGGTAACATTTTGGGAAACGTACTTGCTGATTCACTTTTAACCATAGGCATTATCGCAATTATCCATCCTATCAGACTGCCCAGTCTGGCTTCTCCAATATCTACTGGAGTGTTTGTGGCGGCGTCAACAGTGTTCGTCTATTTACGTTCGAGAGACGGCGACATAAACAAGAAAGATGCAATTTTACTGATTGGGGCATATGTGCTTTTTGTTCTGATTCAATATTTGTTTGAAGTGATTGGGGTTTAG
- a CDS encoding PAS domain S-box protein produces the protein MVELSPSATIKLKKPRFRHEEVDSSDAAIPPRNISMTKERLEQILENIPSAVVVFDKPDGRVVYANRRATEIHGLNPCGIAIEKHPQELKIYGMNGKPCPTHELYTYRALFKEESFRDQPLIIERTDGRRFIVNVSAKPLYSKNGKVNGAVAIFDDVTERVKTQKALMESEERLRMAQRIAHVGSWEYLVEEDKALWSDELFRIFGLPPREFGPNRQEYLSLVHPDDRKAMEQNMASRRGISAEDSFDYRIVRKDGTIRVIHTERRVREVGANNIPIRVMGVEQDITERKQSEQKLSEYTKNLERLVEERTRQLKNAERLAAIGQTAGMIGHDIRNPLQAIAGELYLMKQEVDNSPDSQCKRDVQESLISIQEQIDYMNKIIADLQDFARPLTPEWAEVDLCTAIPQMVATVHVPVNVETQAVCDSQLPKLKADPTFLKRILVNLTTNAIQAMPNGGRLTIKATQQNGAITITVADTGVGIPDEVKPLVFQPLMTTKSKGQGFGLAVVKRLVEAQGGTIGFESKVGEGTKFHVKFPKQTV, from the coding sequence ATGGTTGAGTTATCTCCTTCTGCCACCATAAAACTCAAAAAACCCCGTTTTAGACATGAAGAAGTCGACTCCTCAGATGCAGCCATTCCACCCCGCAACATCTCCATGACCAAAGAGCGCCTAGAGCAAATTTTAGAGAACATTCCCTCAGCGGTTGTGGTGTTTGATAAACCAGACGGCAGAGTAGTTTATGCCAACAGACGAGCAACAGAAATCCACGGCTTAAACCCCTGCGGCATCGCCATCGAAAAGCACCCACAGGAATTGAAGATTTATGGCATGAATGGGAAACCTTGCCCCACACATGAACTCTACACTTACCGAGCCCTCTTCAAAGAGGAATCATTCCGAGACCAACCACTAATCATCGAACGCACCGACGGCAGACGCTTCATCGTTAACGTCAGCGCAAAACCCCTCTACAGCAAAAACGGCAAAGTAAACGGAGCAGTAGCCATATTCGACGACGTAACTGAACGCGTCAAAACCCAAAAGGCGCTCATGGAAAGTGAGGAACGTCTAAGGATGGCGCAGAGAATCGCCCACGTAGGCAGCTGGGAATACCTTGTCGAGGAGGATAAAGCACTTTGGTCAGATGAACTGTTCCGCATATTCGGCTTACCTCCCAGAGAGTTTGGTCCAAATAGGCAGGAATATTTGAGTTTAGTTCATCCTGACGACCGAAAAGCGATGGAGCAAAACATGGCAAGTCGTCGGGGTATAAGTGCAGAGGACAGTTTTGATTACCGCATCGTCCGCAAAGACGGCACAATCCGCGTAATCCACACCGAGCGCAGAGTCCGAGAAGTCGGAGCAAACAATATACCCATACGAGTTATGGGTGTTGAGCAAGACATTACGGAACGCAAACAGTCAGAACAGAAGCTTTCTGAGTACACAAAAAACCTTGAACGCCTAGTAGAGGAAAGAACCCGCCAGTTAAAGAACGCCGAACGCTTAGCAGCTATCGGTCAGACTGCTGGCATGATTGGACACGACATCCGCAATCCCCTGCAGGCTATAGCAGGCGAACTCTATTTAATGAAGCAAGAAGTCGACAACTCCCCTGACAGTCAATGCAAAAGAGACGTACAAGAGAGTCTAATCAGCATCCAAGAGCAAATCGACTACATGAACAAAATCATCGCAGACCTGCAGGATTTCGCGCGACCCTTAACGCCTGAATGGGCAGAGGTGGATTTATGCACCGCGATTCCGCAGATGGTTGCAACTGTCCATGTTCCAGTTAACGTGGAAACCCAGGCGGTATGCGACAGCCAACTGCCCAAACTCAAAGCCGACCCCACCTTTCTCAAACGCATCCTAGTAAACCTCACCACCAACGCCATACAAGCTATGCCAAACGGCGGCAGACTAACCATAAAAGCCACCCAGCAAAACGGCGCAATCACCATAACCGTCGCAGACACAGGCGTCGGCATCCCCGATGAAGTTAAACCCCTAGTGTTTCAGCCTTTAATGACGACGAAGTCGAAGGGGCAGGGGTTTGGGTTAGCGGTGGTAAAGCGACTGGTGGAGGCGCAGGGCGGCACCATCGGCTTTGAGAGCAAAGTCGGCGAAGGCACCAAATTCCACGTCAAATTCCCCAAGCAAACGGTTTAG
- the lysS gene encoding lysine--tRNA ligase — MSEEIVGHGTWYDMMAKKVIEREQSLKRDMNLVRTEMGLGASGFPHIGSLGDASRSYAVTLALKNLGCNSELVAFCDDKDGLRKVPAGLPADMAQSLEKYLGYSVSTIPDPFGCHESYGKHMSSLLLEALDKCGIEYKYYSANEVYKKGLLLNEIRTLLANAKQVGEIIKEEVGQETYNEVLPFFAVCEKCGHLYTTRAYKFDPKTDKVTYKCEGLEIRGKLIAGCGHEGEVDIKSGQGKLTWKSEFAARWKALDIRFEAYGKDIADSVRINDRICREVLKFEPPNHAKYEMFLDKGGKKISKSAGNVFTPQVWFNYGSPQSLLLLMLKRFVGTRSLDVSDIPSYMNELDSLEDVYFGKKQVGEKEAIRLKGLYQYCYVMKPPAKPSIHVPYNLMAFLVKMAPKECLNTYLEEKLQSYGYLQKGQKIDADLQKRIEYAQNWTRDFDEIKESNVELSVTERKAISELILKLQTENDPDAIQNAIFNSAKDNGLKPGAFFKVLYSVLMGAPQGPRLGPYVLAMGKQNVIAALERVLSKG; from the coding sequence ATGAGTGAAGAAATCGTTGGCCACGGCACATGGTACGACATGATGGCAAAGAAAGTCATCGAACGCGAGCAATCGCTTAAGCGTGACATGAACCTTGTGCGCACAGAAATGGGATTAGGCGCCTCAGGTTTTCCGCATATCGGTAGCTTAGGAGACGCCAGCCGCAGCTACGCCGTCACTTTGGCACTCAAGAATTTGGGGTGTAATTCGGAGTTGGTTGCCTTCTGCGACGACAAAGACGGCTTACGCAAAGTTCCCGCAGGCTTACCCGCCGATATGGCTCAGAGCTTAGAGAAATACCTCGGCTATTCCGTCTCCACCATTCCCGATCCATTCGGCTGCCATGAAAGCTACGGCAAACACATGAGTTCGCTGTTGCTTGAGGCGCTTGATAAGTGCGGCATCGAATACAAGTACTACAGCGCTAACGAGGTTTACAAAAAAGGCCTTCTCCTAAACGAAATCCGCACCCTCCTCGCCAACGCCAAGCAAGTCGGCGAAATCATCAAAGAAGAAGTCGGACAAGAAACCTACAACGAAGTCCTGCCCTTCTTTGCGGTCTGCGAAAAATGCGGCCACCTCTACACCACCCGAGCATACAAGTTCGATCCCAAAACCGACAAAGTCACCTACAAATGCGAAGGACTCGAAATCAGAGGCAAACTCATCGCGGGTTGTGGTCACGAGGGCGAAGTAGACATCAAAAGCGGCCAAGGCAAACTGACTTGGAAAAGCGAATTCGCCGCCCGTTGGAAAGCGCTCGACATCCGTTTTGAAGCGTATGGCAAAGACATAGCCGACTCGGTACGCATTAACGACCGCATATGCCGTGAAGTCCTAAAGTTTGAACCGCCCAACCACGCCAAATACGAGATGTTCCTCGACAAAGGCGGCAAAAAAATCAGCAAATCAGCAGGCAACGTATTCACGCCACAAGTCTGGTTCAACTATGGTTCACCTCAATCGCTGTTGCTGCTTATGCTTAAACGGTTCGTGGGCACACGCAGCCTCGATGTCTCCGATATCCCCTCTTACATGAATGAACTGGACAGTTTAGAAGATGTCTACTTTGGCAAGAAACAGGTCGGAGAAAAGGAAGCCATCCGACTCAAAGGACTCTACCAGTACTGCTACGTCATGAAACCACCCGCTAAACCAAGCATACATGTACCCTACAACCTCATGGCGTTCCTCGTCAAGATGGCACCCAAAGAATGCCTAAACACATACCTCGAGGAAAAACTTCAAAGTTACGGCTACCTCCAGAAAGGCCAAAAAATCGACGCAGACCTGCAGAAACGCATCGAATACGCCCAGAACTGGACACGCGACTTCGACGAAATCAAAGAAAGCAACGTGGAACTCTCCGTTACAGAACGCAAAGCCATCTCCGAGTTGATTCTGAAACTGCAAACCGAAAACGACCCCGACGCCATCCAAAACGCCATCTTCAACTCAGCCAAAGACAACGGCTTAAAACCCGGAGCCTTCTTCAAAGTGCTCTACTCGGTTTTGATGGGTGCTCCGCAGGGTCCACGTTTGGGACCTTACGTATTGGCAATGGGTAAACAGAACGTGATTGCCGCCCTTGAGCGTGTGCTCAGCAAAGGCTAA
- a CDS encoding glycosyltransferase has translation MPPSSDPNFKVDFVVPSRDEANPTLLKQIRAMKGAGQIINTHEKPLSVARKHGVLSASTEWVAMIDDDMLLPPDWLQKVSAHIRPDVGAIGTVAVHKNPHAAAYERVVGTVYNLSKLDTNPHINNILIRRVLMKDYNPPKVFFGEDQYFKSYVLKTGYKWKVLPFLGATHLGTSKNYVTVGISYRRYGHFGFYKLARRMAARFIFTPYAALSRLSLVTFWYLTKLNVEFLAGFAKELVTEKL, from the coding sequence ATGCCACCCAGCTCTGACCCCAACTTCAAGGTTGATTTTGTTGTGCCTTCCCGCGACGAAGCCAACCCAACACTGCTAAAGCAGATCAGAGCCATGAAGGGTGCAGGACAAATCATAAACACCCATGAAAAACCCCTCAGCGTGGCACGAAAACACGGCGTTTTATCAGCGTCAACGGAGTGGGTTGCCATGATCGACGACGACATGTTGCTGCCGCCAGATTGGCTCCAAAAAGTCTCCGCTCACATCAGACCCGATGTCGGAGCCATCGGAACAGTCGCAGTCCACAAAAACCCCCACGCCGCCGCATACGAACGTGTCGTCGGAACCGTCTACAACCTCAGCAAGTTGGACACTAACCCGCACATAAACAACATCCTTATCCGTCGCGTCCTCATGAAGGACTATAATCCGCCTAAAGTTTTCTTTGGAGAAGATCAATACTTCAAAAGCTACGTGTTAAAGACGGGTTACAAGTGGAAGGTGCTGCCGTTTTTGGGTGCAACCCATTTGGGGACCTCAAAAAATTATGTAACCGTCGGCATCTCGTATAGGCGGTATGGGCACTTTGGCTTCTACAAGCTGGCACGACGGATGGCGGCAAGGTTTATTTTTACGCCGTACGCGGCGCTGTCACGGTTAAGTTTGGTCACGTTTTGGTATCTAACCAAGCTTAACGTCGAGTTCTTGGCGGGGTTCGCTAAGGAATTAGTTACAGAAAAACTCTAA
- a CDS encoding 50S ribosomal protein L40e: protein MPILDPVKKTIAQKHRLYMKICRDCGARNAETALKCRKCKGKNLRWKKREIVK from the coding sequence ATGCCGATATTAGACCCAGTCAAGAAAACCATCGCGCAGAAGCATCGCCTATACATGAAAATCTGCAGAGACTGCGGCGCACGCAACGCGGAAACAGCGCTCAAATGCAGAAAATGCAAGGGTAAAAACCTGCGCTGGAAGAAACGAGAAATCGTAAAGTAA
- a CDS encoding Lrp/AsnC family transcriptional regulator: MEPLTKRSIQLLKTLFEKGKSTNTYTLRVKQDELSTQLGVSRQALNVHLRKLKNRGYIRTGRGFIDVTEKGLSALGISTTPAFILLKVAPMKRVHVYEQIRELAVSRAFRIAGEVDALIMVERENLDEFLKKLYSIDGIEDTRSYVTIEVIK; encoded by the coding sequence TTGGAGCCATTAACTAAACGATCAATCCAACTCCTAAAAACCCTCTTCGAAAAAGGAAAATCCACTAACACCTACACACTCAGAGTCAAACAAGACGAGCTTTCAACCCAACTGGGTGTAAGCCGCCAAGCCCTCAACGTTCATCTGCGGAAACTTAAAAACCGCGGCTACATCCGCACAGGTCGAGGCTTCATAGACGTCACCGAAAAAGGTCTATCTGCACTGGGTATCTCCACAACCCCTGCGTTTATTCTGCTCAAAGTTGCCCCCATGAAGCGGGTTCATGTGTATGAGCAAATTCGTGAGTTGGCGGTTTCGCGGGCTTTTCGTATTGCAGGTGAGGTGGATGCTTTGATTATGGTGGAACGGGAGAACCTTGACGAGTTTCTCAAAAAGCTCTACAGCATCGACGGTATAGAAGACACCCGTAGTTATGTTACCATAGAAGTAATCAAGTAG
- the albA gene encoding DNA-binding protein Alba, with amino-acid sequence MTEAPNAVLIGKKPIMNYVLAVITFFHGGAKDVSIKARGKSICRAIDVAEVVRHRFLPDAKIKAIKIGTDQFLPIDAEEGTQGGTNVSTIEIVLTR; translated from the coding sequence GTGACAGAAGCCCCCAACGCGGTCCTCATCGGCAAGAAGCCAATCATGAACTACGTCCTTGCGGTCATCACCTTCTTCCACGGCGGAGCCAAAGACGTCAGCATAAAAGCACGCGGCAAAAGCATCTGCAGAGCCATCGACGTCGCCGAAGTAGTCCGACACAGATTCCTCCCCGACGCCAAAATCAAAGCCATCAAAATCGGAACAGACCAGTTTCTTCCCATAGACGCAGAGGAAGGCACACAGGGCGGCACAAACGTCAGCACCATCGAAATCGTGTTGACACGTTAG